A window from Solanum stenotomum isolate F172 chromosome 5, ASM1918654v1, whole genome shotgun sequence encodes these proteins:
- the LOC125864463 gene encoding (+)-neomenthol dehydrogenase-like — protein sequence MAEDGIRKDLIAVVTGGNKGIGYEICKQLMEKGVMVVLTARDEKRGIEAVEKLQSSLVVFHQVDVVDPQSVSSLVNFIKSNYGKLDILVNNAGVNGLMVEGDVSILPEVIEREAFRGSSDTTEENELPPIKSNGKLIENFEWAEECIRTNYYGAKTMVDAFIPLLLLSPLPRIVNVSSLLGKIKLVSNEWAIKALSDEKSLTTEKVDEIVNEFLCAFKEGVLEEKGWPIDLAAYKVSKVAMNAHTRIVAQKYSSICVNCICPGFVNTDINCNTGPMTPEEAAKGPIGLALLPDGGPSGHFFYRKNIPISF from the exons atggcagaAGATGGAATAAGAAA GGATTTAATTGCAGTAGTTACTGGTGGAAACAAAGGCATAGGGTATGAGATCTGTAAACAACTAATGGAAaaaggagttatggttgttttaaCAGCTAGAGATGAAAAAAGAGGAATAGAAGCTGTTGAAAAACTGCAATCTTCTCTTGTTGTGTTTCATCAAGTTGATGTTGTGGATCCACAAAGTGTTTCCTCTTTGGTCAACTTCATCAAATCTAATTATGGAAAACTTGATATTCTG GTAAATAATGCAGGAGTTAATGGATTAATGGTAGAGGGAGATGTTTCAATCCTTCCAGAGGTGATAGAACGAGAAGCTTTTCGAGGTTCCAGTGACACAACTGag GAGAATGAACTTCCACCAATAAAGTCAAATGGAAAACTGATAGAGAATTTTGAATGGGCAGAAGAATGTATAAGAACTAACTATTATGGAGCAAAAACAATGGTTGATGCCTTTATTCCACTACTCCTCTTATCTCCTTTACCAAGGATTGTTAATGTTTCTTCTTTGCTTGGAAAGATAAAg CTAGTATCAAATGAATGGGCCATAAAGGCTTTAAGTGATGAGAAAAGTCTTACAACAGAAAAAGTGGATGAAATAGTGAATGAATTCCTTTGTGCCTTCAAAGAGGGTGTATTAGAAGAAAAAGGTTGGCCCATTGATCTTGCAGCTTATAAAGTGTCAAAAGTGGCCATGAATGCACACACAAGAATTGTGGCCCAAAAGTATTCTTCTATTTGTGTCAACTGCATTTGTCCTGGCTTTGTTAACACAGATATTAATTGTAATACTGGGCCTATGACTCCAGAAGAAGCTGCTAAAGGCCCAATAGGTCTGGCCCTTTTGCCTGATGGTGGGCCTTCTGGCCACTTCTTTTACCGGAAGAACATACCCATATCATTCTAA